The following is a genomic window from Anopheles aquasalis chromosome 3, idAnoAquaMG_Q_19, whole genome shotgun sequence.
CGGGGCCATCGCGTGCGTGTCTATCACACGGTTCCACCGGTGACTTCCACCGTTCACAGTGACCCATCCTACTTCCTAAAATGGTTTCCTTTCCCACAGATCACACCATTCGGTAGTCCACCTCCTGTGCTAGCTATAGCGATTGTGTAGCAATGCTTTCCCTTCTCTACACCTACCTGACCAACCTGCCCCGATGGCACCTGGTGGCGATCGTTTTCATTGGCTACCTCGTGTACTACTTAATGGAGGTAGTGAAGGTAAGATTAGCGATCGATCAAACGACGAGGCTGCGAATGATCTTACGCTTatccttctttcttctcctccacacCCACAGCGACCCATTCTGGCCGTTTCGAATGGCCCGTTCAAGCAGTACCTCCGGAAGCACATCCCCACGCTGGAGCACAAATTTTGGCCAACGTTCTGGTGCTTCGAAAGCCGTGCGCAGACCGTGTTTGCCAGCATCATACGCTCGAACATTATGCCGGCGATCGATTATCGGCGCGAAGTGTTAACGCTCCAGGATGGCGGTGAGGTGGCGCTGGATTGGATGGAGCAAGGCTGTGATCCGGAggcaccgatcatcatcatactgCCCGGGCTGACCGGTGAATCGCAGGCCGAGTACATCAAGTGTCTGGTGACGGCGGCCAACCGCATCGGCATCCGGACCGTCGTCTTCACCAACCGTGGGTTGGGCGGTGTGGCCCTCAAGACACCGCGGCTCTACTGTGCCTCGAACTGCGAGGACCTGTCGGAGGTGGTCAAGCACGTCCGgagcacaaacacgcacgtacgcatTGGCGCGACCGGCATCTCGATGGGTGGGCTCATCCTTGGCAACTATCTTGCCCGCCACTCAGACGAAGCGAAATCGATCTTGAccgcggccaccatcatctccgTACCGTGGGATGTCCACAAAGGCAAGTATGGGGCGTgcgcacatgtgtgtgcgttatgAATAATTCGAAGCAATCCATCCCCGCGGCCGGTCGCGTTAGTGGACACATTCCGGGGTGACATTTCGAGTGAAAGAGAGTGTTCCAATTTTATCGATCCGTAATGGCGGTCAATCGAAATGGTCACCACAGCGCGCGTCTTGCGGCGAGcttctttcacttctttccGCCTCGCACACTCACCGGTACTGGTGGGCCCGGTTATTTATACCGGGACTACGGCGGATCGGTGTAACGGGCGTGCGTATGCGTGCG
Proteins encoded in this region:
- the LOC126577431 gene encoding protein ABHD1; protein product: MLSLLYTYLTNLPRWHLVAIVFIGYLVYYLMEVVKRPILAVSNGPFKQYLRKHIPTLEHKFWPTFWCFESRAQTVFASIIRSNIMPAIDYRREVLTLQDGGEVALDWMEQGCDPEAPIIIILPGLTGESQAEYIKCLVTAANRIGIRTVVFTNRGLGGVALKTPRLYCASNCEDLSEVVKHVRSTNTHVRIGATGISMGGLILGNYLARHSDEAKSILTAATIISVPWDVHKGCASIEQPILNNLLGRHLASSLCRTVSKYDILRGEQFDWDMNQVLRSRTIKEFDSAFTSKHFGYKDVDSYYTDATLHNKLHKIKVPLLCLSAADDPFQPLDAIPVKAAARSSHVAILITARGGHIGFLEGWWPANKDQYMGRLFSQYFSATLFDPNDEFYRTSQLMMEHNLTVSTSVPGSPTKQSGTTDASDASATSAIRKKSIPF